A stretch of DNA from Esox lucius isolate fEsoLuc1 chromosome 18, fEsoLuc1.pri, whole genome shotgun sequence:
CAAAGGTTGGGCCTAAGAGGAGGATTATCATTCCACGCATCAGTGGGTGCGCATTTGAAAATGGGTACCTGAGATGGTGTGCATTTTCTTCAGTTTGCGAATTGTCCCGGTTCCGTCGTCCATCTTGACCCAAACCACGAGCCTGTCCTTTGGTCCACCGGTTATCTTGTAGAAGAATTGCAGACACTGTAGGTGTCTTTTGGGATAAAGTATGCGAGACTCTAACAGAGCTGACTCCTCTGCCTtgccagtctgtgtgttgaagtgCATGAAGTAACCTGCATCTAAAACACCACAGAGATTAAAACACATGAACGTATGGGATTCGGATTGGGTTAAGGGTATCTGCTCCTAGAAGTGGTtgatttttttgggggatttcttCTTGAACTCTGACCTCTGCATTGACCAGTGAGAGTGTGATCCTCATTCCCTGGGCTGCTCTTAGTGTGGACCCAGTCTGCATCATCAGTGGAGCTCTgaatcatcccacagatgttgaTGTACTCAAATGAGCACTGGTCCAGTAGAGTCAGTGGGGCCGCTGGAAATGCATAAAATGCGGATCACGGATGATGTGTCTATATGTTAATGATTAACTAACAACGACTTTGCCATCACATACGACAAGATAGCATTTTCAACCAACAAAAGAGAAGAGGCAATCTGCTCAATTTTCAAATTAACAGTTTGGCTTTTTCCTAAACCGCTGCCACGCGACTGTGTGAGGACTAATATGTAAAACTCTCGGTCATGTCTCGAAAACACTTACAGCAGTTGTACATCCTGTTCAACCTCAGCATGTCCAGCTTACTGAAGTCCAGATACTGGCCAATGATGTTGTTAAACTCTGGAATGTTGGTGGTGACAGTGGGAATGTCAGGGTCCACGTTGAAAGAGTATGGTCGGTAGTGCATGACGGACTCATAATCGTACGGGGTGTTCTGGTCTGTGATGAAAGAATCATCGTACTTGTTGAAGTTATGTTCCATCCCTGGAAGACagatttttggggggaaaaaagagtGTCTTTGTGACGTTGCTAAAACGTAACAGAACTTGATAACAGAGAATGAAAACATGACATGAAACCAGAACAACATTTCAATGGAAGAAAAGACACATGAGGAAAGAAGGAACCTGAATAGGGACAGTTATCAGGAACACAGGTCAGGTCAGGTCAGGTCAGGTCAGGTCAGGGCAATAAAGTTAAATGCATTTGTAAAAATAAGTATTTCTTTATGAAGTAATCTCTCACCACAATAAAAACCCTGCGGTTGACTCTTTAAAAGggccatatgtaagattttAAAATACGAACATAAACGACCAGAAAACTTCAAtctacagttaatgttttacGTTAAtggttcaaatatttttttctactaAATTGAGTGCCTGATATATTTGctcatttaaactttcttgtcTGTCCGTCAGTCAGTTTGCACTGACTTGCAGTCTCCTCAAACTAGCGTAAGACACTCACAATATCATAACCCCACCCTAAACcgccctggactaactaattaTATTCTGGTCTCATTCGTCAAAGGAAGGGGGGCAGGAGACAGGATGTGTCCGTAAAATTCAGTCGTGCAAATGTTAGAGACAGGATTCTAAACAAAGCATCTTTAATATCATCCACCTTGCGTTGTCTAATTAACCAGAGGGCAGACTGATACCGACCTGGAATGACCTGGTCCAGCCAGATCTTGACGTAATCGTCCCTGTCCTGGCGAGACTGCTCATGGTAGAAGCCTAGAGCATGCAGCAGCTCGTGTTCAATCACAGCCTTGTGGTCACAGCCAGTCCCGAGCGACAGGATCTGGCCATTCTGCTGGTCGCCAACACTGGAGAAACACCTGGCAAACACAATTAAGCATTGAGTTTCATTGTGCGTTCAATAACCAACTGCCAGGTTATATGGATGTTAGGGCAGACATGTTTACGGTAAACGGATGATAAAGCCTGTATCCTgtctttgtatttttaaatcacTGTGTGCTTATTTAAGGGATACTTTCTGAGCCTCCTTTTACCATGAAAAGGTCTAAATGATAATGTGGGTATTAGGCAATAAATGTGAATATATTTACATTCAGTACATAGTCTTTATTGGCCGAGTGGGAGGTCTAAAGCCCAACGCTTTACCCACTGATACTTTGTCTATAGCAATCAGATCAAATCTGTGACAATACAAAGTAGGCCAACAGGTCCATCTCACAAATGTATATAGTGTGGAATTATCAAGGAATACTATGCAGTATTAACAATTAGGTAGGTAACAATTTTGCATAACTAAGATTGTGTAAAAGATTCCATCAGTATTTAGTTCTGTCTTAGTGAATGTACTTTATGCATGAAAGCTGAAAGCatctgtgtaaaatatttggCTGTTATACAATAACTGAATACTCAGATCATACCCCCCTCTCTTTTCAAACTTGATGTAGGTCTTCTCGCCTTCATAGGGTTTGAAGTCGATGCAGGATTTCAGACGGTACATTTCAAATGCCTGATGGACACAACCTTTGGCATTCAAATCTAAAAGAAAAGGTAATAAATATGAATTGtgcctttttttaaataaattaattgaaCTCATGTTAGACTTTAAATTCATCTTACCCAAGTCATCTGACAGAATGTATGGTATGGGAAACTTCCATCTGTATTTAGTGTCAATCAAGGCATTCCGTCCAGGCTAATAAAAGGCACAAAAAGAATAAGGTACTGATTGGACTGATTATTATAAAGATTATTAAAGgacaatctttttttaaattggaCTAAAATTATGAAGATTACTAAAGGACAATCTGTTCTTCAAAAGATAACAGTAATCAGATAGTAACTAGAATATAGTGAAATAACCTTACCGGAATAAGCATATCCCCTTCAACCAAGGATTCTTCTGCTCCTGTCATGTTAAAtatcaaaagaaaacaatgcataAAAAATCTAATCACTGCTCATGTCTTGAATTCTCATGTGTTTGACTGCTAAATATGAAATATCTTATTGAATAACTTGgttgaatgaataaaaatgacCTCATCAGGTTAGGTTCCTCAAACTTACCCAAGTTAAGTAAAGGGTTATCATCTTCATTATTTTCGAATACCTCTGCGCATAAAAAACATAGCAAAAATCAAGATAAGGAGTTGGGGAAtattttcacatatttagaatggaatttattgaaaaatattgaGTTGACATACCATGCACACGAGATGACAGAGGGATCTACATAAAGAGAGAAGACTATATTTAGCAACTTTTAAATATGTTATCATTGAAATTCCACTATTCCCTTTTAACATTACATATCCAATTACCATATTCACCCTCATAATAATCTGTTTTCAATACTTACCGTGTTTGAACTGGTAAGTGCAGCCAGCCCTATTAAAAACAGAACTCTTTGTATAAACATGGTGTCTATGGATGAGACCAGAGTGGGTGCGTTGATCTATTTGTCCAAGTGAACAAGGAAGACCTTTAGCCCTTAATAAAGTTAATATCTGCTGTGGTAAAACATAACTGGGGGTTTTGACTCTGTCTGCTTCCAATATGGGGATTGTTATAAACCAGTTCAAAGTGCCTTCCCTTGCATCATTGTGTTCCTAAGCGATAACCATAAGCTTGGTTAATTAAGGTCACAGTGATGGGCAGCACTCATTGGCTGAGGAAAATTtgagtgtgtgagagggtgAATGTCATCATCTGATAAGTAGTGAAAAATACCCATCTTTGCTTTGGTGTTTAAAACAAGGCCATGACTGCAAATCCAGGTTGATATTCATATTCATTCTATATGCGCATCTGCATACcaacacacatttgtttgtttgtttgctattAAATATAGCACTTAGAAGAAATTGCATTGCATTATCATAACAAACATCTCCGCAGTACCAAGGGCTCATGAcctttatttcaaatattttttattaaacataaaaGTAAAAGTCTAgttcaagaaaaaaaacacacattttattttgcattaaatcCTTGCCCTTTGAGCAAATTTTACATAAATTAAAGGTTACATttctcatattttgagtgtataATCAAGCAGACCATCTAAAGAGTTTTTTGCTCTGTGGTGCATTCAATAGGAACAAAACATAATGTACAAGACAATTACACATGCTCAACAAATGTCATAATATTTGACAATCCACCAGTAGAACTGATCGCTGCTCGTGTACGTACAGTATGTTGTATTTGAAGCAGTGAGAGGTGAGAAAAATGTCAAGTTTCAGGTACTTTATCAAGTTATCCAGCAACTGACATCAGGGAACTGAAATGAATGGAAGGTAGGCCCAAGGCAGTGACCAACGTAATATCCAGTTAACATTGAAACAGCAGATGTTGTGGCCTTAGTAGGGTCCTGTGGTCTCCAGGGCCTAACCTTGGTGCATGGCTTCAGATGCAGACCTTGGCGGCAAAAACGCGGTCATCTATCTTTCCCCGAAGTCTTAATCTGAAATCATAAAATGTctgacaatttttattttttttaactagcaGATGTGTAGGCACTAACTGAAAAAGTCGGCCTTAACCCTACAATGAATACTAGTATACTATATGTCCCTAAAGAATGTATGGAATGTTCTGCCTCCTTTAGTCAATGTTTGCCATGGCAGCTAAAAATATTTCACATGAAATCGGCATTATGACTTCCTGCCTTCCTTCCTGATTGATATTCTGCCTGAATAGCTTGCCAAAATGTcgatttaaaaacatgatcacaCTGAAGTAATGTAGTGACTACATCATTTTCAGCACCTggtgtaaaaacaaatacttcTCATTTTGGTGCAAAACAGTGTTCAAGCAGGTAGTAATGATCCTCCCTCCCAGGGACGTTTCATTTGCATACAGTTTATTCTTTGTCAACCAGGCATCACCATGGCCGTTGGTTTCCTGTCACAGTTGCCCAGGGGGAAAAGGGGATGTAGTGTTTCATCATTCTAAACATGATGCGAAAGAACTGCCTACAGGCACAATAATCAGTTCAGGCCCCATAATTGTCAGAAGTATTTATTTGTCAACAATTGACTTCGCAATAACCATAAACAACAGGCATAATATCAAACTGTGAGTATAAAACAATAGTTGGTAACAGAACAAAACATAGTCAAACAGGTTGGACTCAGGGGAATATGTAAGATATTATATGTAATAGACAAATTCAAAAGatgttacattatatttgttaGGCCAGCCACAAGTTTTAGCAGCATTCATAATGTGATATACGTTTtcgcatttttttttacattttagtagcaCATTGATACACGTTACATTGTAACGTATCATAACAATGTAGCACATTAATTCAGctgtcaaaaatgtacatatactGTCATATATTACCCTGGGACCATGCTGGCCAAAACTAGGCTGTTAATTCATATATCTGCATCCAAGCTTCCTCAAATGGGAGTCTTACACTGGTGGACAACGGAAATGATGCGTCCTCATCAGTCAGTTGTTTTTTAAGGAAAAAGGCCACATTGATCTATTGAGAATGCAGACCAAATTAGCACAGGATGAATTTTCCAAGTAAAACCTTTTTCTAATTGGTCCGTGTAGACATGAGCAGTGTGTACCATGTCCAGAATCTTTAGAAACCGCCAAAGGAtagcattcaacatggtcacCAGTTACTGCTGTAAGATTTTCTTGTAATGTCTAACAACCACTTTTCAATACTTGCTGTCAACCAGTGATTTCAATTCAGGGATACAGGAGGTAACATTCTTAATTTAATCCATGAGCATATTTATTCTGATGTTTTCCTCGTTCCCTTGAATCAGTGAGCCAGTCACATGCTTGTTCAAAAAGAGCATTGCAGACAAAGCAGGCGTAGACGATTAAACTGGCTAGTATAAGCATGAGTCCAGCTTCACTGTGTTATCTTCCTGCCCTGTCATGAGAAGTCAAAAGTGTTTTGGAAAGTTATATAATTGCACCACTGAACTGTTTCCTGAGCTTTTTTGCGGGATGACAGGTTGATATCACTAACTGGATTCATATCTGtttgtctgtaaaaaaaaattgaagttAAACTCATTGAACTTTTTGTCAGTGAAAACAGATTCCCATTTTCTAAATAGTGGATACATCATCACCATTACTGCCATACAGAAAATATGGAAATCATGGTTCCAGATAAAATCAGATATGCCAGTTTGGCCATGCCCATACTTTTCTGATGAGTTGAACttgttgactgactgacaaatATGTTAGCGCATTAAAAAAGACCAAACTGCTCACAGGCCAGTTATAAAAGGGCAGCATGAATCACACATCTATAATCATCCATCATTTGTAGTTCTTAATAAATCACTTTGGACAAAGCAGAGGCCACGCTAATACATtgaggacaaaaacaaaattagaATATAGGAATGTTGTTCCACTGTCACATGAGTGAGGAGTATGATTATTGGCTAACTTGTCCATCAACATGTTAAAAGTTAAACTCAACTGAAATGTTTGTTAGCATAAACAGATCAACGTTTTCCCGAATAGGGATACTGGACTTTCCACCTTTGCTGCCAAACAACATATGACTCCTATTGTGTTACTGGAACAATGCTTCATGTAGAAGTTGGTGAATTTTCAGTTTTACAGCACTCTTCTTTTTATGGGGAAGCTTCCTAAGATATGGAAgcaaactgaagaaaaacatctcGTCCTCTATGTCCTCCATCCCATCCCCCTGCCACCTCCTCTTTTGGCCGGGCCCATTGGATCCCAATGCAGTGTCAGGAGAGGCAGCACCCTCGCTGTCTGCCTGGTCCCCCTCAATCTCATGGATGATGAAGGCGGATTTATCATCTACATCTTTTGTGGCAGTTTCCCcgtttctctccttctccacttcATCCTCCCCGCTCTCCTCCAAGTCCTCATCGCTCTCCTCCAAgtcctcacccctctcctccaagtcctcacccctctcctccaagtcctcacccctctcctccaAGTCCTCTGCAGCATCTCCTTGCCAGCCCTTGGACTGGATGAAAGGGGTGAGGAAAGACATTCTCCTACTGTGCATCCAGGTCTTCTTGTGACTCTCCGGCTCCCCAGAGGCTTTCCTCTGTTGCTCAGCCCGCTTGAATCTGATGAAAGTGTCCCTCAGGTTCTTCCATTTCTTCCGGCAATCATCCACTAAACACACCAAATTATACAAGACGATCAGGAGAAATACATAGGAATATCTGTGCGTCGCACAAACATGTCTCTCTAACATATCACAAGTTAAGGGAAATGTACGCTCTCGCATTATAGAAATACACACGATGACATATCTTGAATTTGTTCTAATTTACCTTATTGCAGGATCATAAAgttgtttcattaaaaaaataggtATCGCTAGGTAGATATGCGGTTGATTAGGTGTAGCTACAAAAAAAGTTAGGTCCTGCAGAATATGATAGCCCGCTATTATCGTTATCTGAGTAGCTATCCTACTAGCAGCAAGCTGACCTTACCAGGCAATTCCACTTGCAGACTTACAGCCCTCCATGCCCTTGCCTTTCTCTGTGAATCCTTGTACGAGTTCAACGTTATGTTGTATAATTCAGGATAATCTGAAACAGCCGAAATTACTTTATCTGACAGTTGCATGTTGGCAAGCAGGCATTAGCTTCTGAAGCACTCGCTGTTCTATTCTCTTACAGAATTCATAGTGCGCCTGCGTTTCAAGTGTTTTCCTAATGCTGATTGGTCGAGCTTCAAACGCTTGCTAGCTGagtagctaacattagcaatacACTTGCGAAACGTGTATTACCtacattaaaatgaatacattttaataataaaaatcaaaagAAGACATTGATTGAACACAGTTACATATTGACgaattgtattaaaatagtGAACTGATTAAAAACGCAATCTCAGTTTAATAATCTAGCTGAATCCATGTTTAAGCACGACGAggtggccgagtggttaaggcgatgGACTGCTAATCCATTGTGCTCTGCACGCGTGGGTTCGAATCCCATCCTCGTCGATCCGTTTTGACTTTAGTCTCAACGACGTAATTGCTGTCAATAGtgtttaatgtttgtgtatGAATCTATTCAGAGTTCATGAAATTGAAAGCATTCgtggaaatgtgtttaaaaatataacattttattaatatagACAGATGAAGTGCCTGTCAATCTTGATAGCCCTGGTTGCAGGATCCTGTAGTTTTACACTCAGTGTTCTTTGAGGCTTGAGAACCAGCTTTGTGCAAGGTAGTGGCCCCATATTCACTGGTGATC
This window harbors:
- the LOC105017596 gene encoding meprin A subunit alpha is translated as MFIQRVLFLIGLAALTSSNTIPLSSRVHEVFENNEDDNPLLNLGAEESLVEGDMLIPPGRNALIDTKYRWKFPIPYILSDDLDLNAKGCVHQAFEMYRLKSCIDFKPYEGEKTYIKFEKRGGCFSSVGDQQNGQILSLGTGCDHKAVIEHELLHALGFYHEQSRQDRDDYVKIWLDQVIPGMEHNFNKYDDSFITDQNTPYDYESVMHYRPYSFNVDPDIPTVTTNIPEFNNIIGQYLDFSKLDMLRLNRMYNCSAPLTLLDQCSFEYINICGMIQSSTDDADWVHTKSSPGNEDHTLTGQCRDAGYFMHFNTQTGKAEESALLESRILYPKRHLQCLQFFYKITGGPKDRLVVWVKMDDGTGTIRKLKKMHTISGDADHAWRIVHVPMEIGKKFRYVFQGVRGDPAKSGGGIFIDDISLTETRCPNAVWQIKNFTGILNTADRTSVIDSPVFFSPEGYGYGVRLLPISNYTDYTGGYTGIYFHLASGDNDAVLQWPVLNRQATIVVMDQDPDIKLRMSSARSLTTDLLKTPDGKLWWDRPSKVGTYDPGCNCYRGTSRGWQNMIKHYDLRRRNYLKNDDLIIFVDFEDITSLVQSEVPVIPKY
- the LOC105017597 gene encoding uncharacterized protein LOC105017597, encoding MQLSDKVISAVSDYPELYNITLNSYKDSQRKARAWRAVSLQVELPVDDCRKKWKNLRDTFIRFKRAEQQRKASGEPESHKKTWMHSRRMSFLTPFIQSKGWQGDAAEDLEERGEDLEERGEDLEERGEDLEESDEDLEESGEDEVEKERNGETATKDVDDKSAFIIHEIEGDQADSEGAASPDTALGSNGPGQKRRWQGDGMEDIEDEMFFFSLLPYLRKLPHKKKSAVKLKIHQLLHEALFQ